One genomic segment of Deltaproteobacteria bacterium HGW-Deltaproteobacteria-18 includes these proteins:
- a CDS encoding pilus assembly protein PilC encodes MPVFIYKAKTRGGRSVKGDLDAPSLEFAENILRRKGYGNVRVKPKPKDILEGTFLEGGVSDRDMVVFSRQFATMINAGVPILQALQIMCEQTENPKLRRKLYTVRNDIEGGSSLYEGLKKHPDIFDALYSNMVNAGETGGILDQVLLRLAEYIEKAAKLKAKIKGAMIYPSVVVTVAVAVIAVILIFVIPTFEQMFREAGGALPLPTQVVISMSNFVINNFMLLVAGIIAFIVGFKFFYKWEKGQIIVDRWVLFLPVFGPLLRKAAVAKFSRTLATMVSSGVPILNALDIVSRTSGNKTVEKGVLEAKKSIAEGQSLAEPLEDTGVFPPMVIHMIAIGETTGALDSMLSKIADFYDDEVDVAVDALTSLIEPIMIVFLGVVVGGLVISMYLPIFSIADTVA; translated from the coding sequence ATGCCTGTCTTCATCTATAAGGCCAAAACACGCGGTGGTAGATCGGTTAAAGGGGATTTGGACGCTCCAAGTCTTGAATTTGCCGAAAATATCCTCAGGCGCAAGGGATATGGCAATGTCCGGGTCAAGCCAAAGCCCAAGGACATCCTTGAGGGCACCTTTCTTGAGGGCGGTGTGTCCGATCGGGACATGGTCGTCTTCAGTCGGCAGTTCGCCACCATGATCAATGCAGGCGTGCCCATTCTGCAGGCCCTGCAGATCATGTGCGAGCAGACCGAGAACCCCAAGCTGCGCCGCAAACTCTACACGGTCAGAAACGACATCGAGGGCGGCAGTTCCCTGTACGAGGGCCTCAAAAAGCATCCAGACATTTTCGACGCCCTCTATTCCAACATGGTCAACGCCGGTGAGACTGGCGGTATCCTGGACCAGGTACTCCTGCGTCTGGCAGAATACATAGAAAAAGCCGCCAAACTCAAAGCCAAGATCAAGGGCGCCATGATCTATCCGAGCGTGGTCGTGACCGTGGCCGTGGCGGTCATCGCGGTCATCCTCATCTTCGTCATCCCGACGTTTGAGCAGATGTTCCGGGAAGCAGGCGGCGCGCTGCCCCTGCCGACCCAGGTAGTCATCTCCATGAGCAACTTCGTCATCAACAATTTCATGTTGCTTGTGGCCGGCATCATAGCCTTTATCGTGGGCTTCAAGTTTTTTTACAAATGGGAAAAAGGGCAGATTATCGTCGACCGCTGGGTTCTTTTCCTGCCCGTCTTCGGGCCCCTGCTGCGCAAGGCCGCCGTGGCCAAGTTCAGCCGGACGCTGGCGACCATGGTTTCAAGCGGCGTGCCGATACTGAACGCGCTGGACATCGTCTCGCGCACTTCGGGCAACAAGACCGTTGAGAAGGGCGTGCTCGAAGCCAAGAAATCCATCGCCGAGGGCCAGAGCCTGGCCGAGCCTCTGGAAGATACCGGAGTCTTTCCGCCCATGGTCATCCACATGATTGCCATTGGCGAGACCACGGGCGCCCTTGACTCCATGCTCTCGAAAATCGCGGACTTCTACGATGACGAGGTCGATGTGGCCGTTGACGCCCTGACCTCCCTCATCGAGCCCATCATGATCGTTTTCCTGGGTGTTGTCGTTGGTGGACTGGTCATCAGCATGTACCTGCCCATCTTCTCCATCGCCGACACAGTAGCCTAA
- a CDS encoding ABC transporter ATP-binding protein, with protein MSKITVQAVSKAYSGVDLFMGLSMEVHSGTRLALVGPNGCGKSTLLMIMAGETVPDSGKVTVPKGSQIGFVRQELGAADLVKPLQDFVLEVLPSWGEFWTQWRAALDQGDEAALIRLHDRQEELEHQYGYNPEHRAHAILSGLGFAPAVFSRPVGELSGGWRERAKLARVLVAGADILFLDEPTNHLDLEAVEWLESYVLNFEGVLVFVAHDRYFLDRVANKVLFLGGEKPFLRDGNFTQFLEWNAERNDQVRRQAEKLRTEIGKKQAFVDRFRAKATKAKQAQSRLGQIGKLQSELQTLTPETRSRTLSFSWPEPERGNQTVLSAVDLSFSFPDSVLFSDLSFNIYRGQKIGLVGPNGQGKSTLIKLITGQLKPSQGHINMGSSIVTGYFSQHQTDIVRPAFTVMSEIKRLASPSCTDLQLKSALGLFMLGERYWEKKVEDLSGGEKNRLVLSTLFLSRANFLILDEPTNHLDMESREALMDALSAYQGTMLVVAHDRYLLSEVVSEIWELHADGIEVHQCGFDEYHARKKAREAQELEKPDMTRAVRNEQKLKKREQAEMRNRIYQQLKPLRKKYEKLEAELEANLVEQETVETRLADPATYEDVPLSRELGQRFAALQNRAEELMSDLAYLEKELQELEIQRDA; from the coding sequence ATGTCCAAGATTACCGTTCAAGCTGTTTCCAAGGCATATTCCGGAGTGGATCTCTTCATGGGCCTGTCCATGGAGGTCCATTCCGGGACCCGTCTTGCCCTGGTTGGTCCCAACGGGTGCGGCAAGTCCACGCTGCTCATGATAATGGCCGGGGAGACCGTGCCCGACTCCGGCAAGGTCACCGTGCCCAAAGGTTCGCAGATCGGATTCGTGCGCCAGGAACTGGGCGCAGCCGATTTGGTCAAACCCCTGCAGGATTTTGTGCTGGAGGTGCTGCCCTCATGGGGGGAATTCTGGACGCAGTGGCGCGCCGCCCTGGATCAGGGCGACGAGGCCGCCTTGATCCGGCTGCACGACCGGCAGGAGGAATTGGAGCATCAGTACGGGTACAATCCCGAGCACAGGGCCCACGCCATCCTTTCCGGCCTGGGGTTTGCGCCAGCGGTTTTTTCCCGCCCCGTGGGAGAGCTGAGCGGCGGCTGGCGCGAACGGGCCAAGCTGGCCCGGGTGCTGGTGGCCGGGGCCGATATTCTCTTCCTGGACGAGCCGACAAACCATCTCGACCTTGAAGCCGTGGAGTGGCTTGAATCTTACGTGCTGAACTTCGAGGGCGTTCTCGTCTTCGTGGCTCACGATCGCTATTTTCTGGACCGGGTCGCAAACAAGGTCCTGTTTCTCGGCGGAGAAAAGCCTTTTTTACGCGACGGCAACTTTACCCAGTTTCTGGAATGGAACGCCGAACGCAATGATCAGGTTCGGCGGCAGGCCGAAAAACTCCGTACGGAGATCGGTAAGAAACAGGCCTTCGTTGACCGTTTCCGAGCCAAGGCCACCAAGGCCAAGCAGGCCCAGAGCAGGCTCGGCCAGATTGGCAAGCTGCAAAGCGAGCTTCAAACCCTGACCCCCGAGACCCGCTCCCGCACCCTGTCCTTCAGCTGGCCCGAACCCGAGCGGGGCAATCAGACCGTGCTTTCCGCCGTGGACTTGTCCTTTTCCTTTCCGGATTCGGTCCTGTTTTCGGATCTGTCCTTCAATATTTACCGTGGTCAGAAAATTGGGCTGGTCGGCCCCAACGGCCAGGGCAAATCGACCCTGATCAAGCTCATCACCGGTCAACTCAAGCCCAGCCAGGGCCACATCAACATGGGTTCGAGCATTGTCACCGGATACTTCAGCCAGCACCAGACCGACATCGTGCGACCGGCCTTCACGGTCATGTCCGAGATCAAGCGGCTGGCCTCGCCGTCGTGCACGGACCTGCAGCTCAAGTCCGCCCTGGGACTGTTCATGCTTGGCGAGCGCTACTGGGAAAAGAAGGTCGAGGACCTGAGCGGCGGCGAAAAAAACCGCCTGGTGCTGAGCACCCTTTTTCTCAGCCGTGCCAATTTCCTCATTCTGGACGAACCGACCAACCACCTTGACATGGAGAGCCGCGAGGCCCTCATGGACGCGCTCTCTGCGTATCAGGGCACCATGCTGGTGGTCGCCCATGACCGTTATCTCCTGAGCGAGGTGGTGAGCGAAATCTGGGAACTGCATGCCGACGGCATCGAAGTGCACCAGTGCGGCTTTGACGAATATCACGCCCGAAAGAAGGCCCGCGAGGCCCAGGAACTGGAAAAACCCGACATGACCCGCGCGGTGCGCAACGAGCAGAAGCTCAAGAAGCGCGAGCAGGCCGAGATGCGCAACAGAATTTATCAGCAGCTCAAGCCCCTGCGCAAAAAATACGAGAAACTCGAAGCGGAGCTTGAAGCCAATCTCGTCGAGCAGGAAACCGTGGAGACACGGCTGGCCGACCCGGCGACCTATGAGGATGTCCCCCTGTCCCGGGAACTGGGGCAGCGTTTCGCGGCCTTGCAGAACAGGGCTGAAGAGCTGATGTCGGATCTGGCCTATCTGGAAAAGGAGCTGCAGGAGCTTGAAATCCAGAGGGATGCATGA